A region from the Peromyscus maniculatus bairdii isolate BWxNUB_F1_BW_parent chromosome 5, HU_Pman_BW_mat_3.1, whole genome shotgun sequence genome encodes:
- the Taf5l gene encoding TAF5-like RNA polymerase II p300/CBP-associated factor-associated factor 65 kDa subunit 5L isoform X2, whose product MKRVRTEQVQVAVSCYLKRRQYVDSEGPLKQGLRLSQTPEEMAANLTVQSESGCANAVSAAPCQAEPQQYEVQFGRLRSFLTDSDSQHSHEVMPLLYPLFVYLHLNLVQSGPKSTVESFYSRFHGMFLQNASQKDIIEQLQTTQTIQDILSNFQLRAFLDNKYVVRLQEDSYNYLIRYLQSDNNTALCKVLAVHIHLDVQPAKRTDYQLYASGGSSRSESSGLEPPDVPNPILQNEAALEVLQESIKRVKDGPPSLTTICFYAFYNTEQLLNTAEISSDSKLLAAGFDNSCIKLWSLRSKKLKSEPHHVDTSRIRLACDTLEEEENEEDNAGTEMKILRGHCGPVYSTRFLADSSGLLSCSEDMSIRYWDLGSFTNTVLYQGHAYPVWDVDISPYSLYFASGSHDRTARLWSFDRTYPLRIYAGHLADVDCVKFHPNSNYLATGSTDKTVRLWSAQQGNSVRLFTGHRGPVLSLAFSPNGKYLASAGEDQRLKLWDLASGTLFKELRGHTDSITSLAFSPDSGLVASASMDNSVRVWDIRSTCCNTPADGSSGELVGVYTGQMSNVLSVQFMACNLLLVTGITQENQEH is encoded by the exons ATGAAACGAGTGCGCACGGAGCAGGTTCAGGTGGCAGTGTCCTGCTACCTCAAACGTCGGCAGTACGTGGACTCAGAAGGCCCCTTGAAGCAAGGCCTGAGACTATCACAGACCCCTGAGGAGATGGCAGCCAACCTCACAG tccaatcagAATCTGGTTGTGCCAATGCGGTGTCTGCAGCTCCTTGCCAGGCAGAACCCCAGCAATATGAAGTACAGTTTGGACGACTAAGAAGCTTTCTCACTG ATTCTGACTCCCAGCACAGCCATGAAGTTATGCCTCTCCTCTACCCCCTCTTTGTCTACCTCCACCTCAACCTGGTCCAGAGTGGCCCCAAGAGCACAGTGGAAAGCTTCTATAGCCGCTTCCATGGAATGTTCCTACAGAATGCAAGTCAGAAGGACATCATTGAGCAgctgcaaaccacacagaccatCCAGGACATTCTGTCAAACTTCCAACTTCGTGCATTCCTGGACAACAAGTATGTGGTCCGTCTCCAGGAAGATAGCTACAACTACCTTATCCGCTACCTCCAAAGCGATAACAACACTGCCCTGTGCAAGGTGCTTGCCGTGCACATTCACCTGGACGTTCAGCCTGCCAAGAGGACAGACTATCAGCTCTATGCCAGTGGTGGCTCCTCCCGAAGTGAGAGCAGCGGCTTGGAGCCACCAGATGTGCCCAATCCAATTCTGCAGAATGAGGCTGCCCTGGAAGTCTTGCAGGAGAGTATCAAGCGGGTCAAGGATGGACCTCCCTCCCTCACCACCATCTGCTTCTATGCCTTCTATAACACAGAGCAGCTGCTGAATACTGCAGAGATCTCCTCTGATAGCAAACTTCTGGCTGCTGGATTTGACAACTCCTGCATAAAGCTCTGGAGCTTGCGCTCCAAAAAGCTGAAATCAGAGCCCCACCATGTGGACACATCTCGTATCCGTCTAGCTTGTGACACTCTGGAGGAGGAG gagaatgaggaagataATGCAGGCACAGAGATGAAGATCCTTCGGGGACACTGCGGCCCAGTATACAGCACTCGGTTCCTCGCAGACAGCTCGGGGCTGCTCTCTTGTTCTGAAGATATGTCCATCAGGTACTGGGACCTGGGGAGCTTCACCAACACTGTGCTGTATCAGGGACATGCCTACCCTGTGTGGGACGTGGACATCAGCCCCTACAGCCTGTATTTTGCCAGTGGGTCCCATGACCGTACCGCCAGGCTGTGGTCTTTTGATCGGACGTACCCGCTGAGGATATATGCAGGACACCTGGCTGATGTGGACTGTGTCAAATTCCACCCCAACTCAAACTACTTGGCTACAGGTTCCACTGATAAAACTGTCCGGCTCTGGAGTGCCCAACAGGGGAACTCAGTGCGGCTCTTCACAGGTCACCGAGGTCCCGTGCTTTCCCTTGCCTTTTCTCCCAATGGTAAGTACTTGGCATCTGCTGGTGAGGACCAGCGGTTAAAGCTGTGGGACTTGGCCTCTGGGACACTTTTTAAAGAACTGAGAGGCCACACAGACAGTATCACCAGTCTGGCCTTTAGCCCAGACAGCGGTctggttgcctctgcctccatggacAACTCTGTGCGTGTCTGGGACATCAGAAGCACGTGCTGTAACACACCTGCTGATGGCTCTTCCGGTGAGCTTGTGGGCGTGTACACTGGGCAGATGAGCAACGTCCTGAGTGTGCAGTTCATGGCCTGCAACCTCCTCCTGGTGACTGGAATCACACAAGAAAATCAAGAACATTGA
- the Taf5l gene encoding TAF5-like RNA polymerase II p300/CBP-associated factor-associated factor 65 kDa subunit 5L isoform X1 produces the protein MKRVRTEQVQVAVSCYLKRRQYVDSEGPLKQGLRLSQTPEEMAANLTVQSESGCANAVSAAPCQAEPQQYEVQFGRLRSFLTADSDSQHSHEVMPLLYPLFVYLHLNLVQSGPKSTVESFYSRFHGMFLQNASQKDIIEQLQTTQTIQDILSNFQLRAFLDNKYVVRLQEDSYNYLIRYLQSDNNTALCKVLAVHIHLDVQPAKRTDYQLYASGGSSRSESSGLEPPDVPNPILQNEAALEVLQESIKRVKDGPPSLTTICFYAFYNTEQLLNTAEISSDSKLLAAGFDNSCIKLWSLRSKKLKSEPHHVDTSRIRLACDTLEEEENEEDNAGTEMKILRGHCGPVYSTRFLADSSGLLSCSEDMSIRYWDLGSFTNTVLYQGHAYPVWDVDISPYSLYFASGSHDRTARLWSFDRTYPLRIYAGHLADVDCVKFHPNSNYLATGSTDKTVRLWSAQQGNSVRLFTGHRGPVLSLAFSPNGKYLASAGEDQRLKLWDLASGTLFKELRGHTDSITSLAFSPDSGLVASASMDNSVRVWDIRSTCCNTPADGSSGELVGVYTGQMSNVLSVQFMACNLLLVTGITQENQEH, from the exons ATGAAACGAGTGCGCACGGAGCAGGTTCAGGTGGCAGTGTCCTGCTACCTCAAACGTCGGCAGTACGTGGACTCAGAAGGCCCCTTGAAGCAAGGCCTGAGACTATCACAGACCCCTGAGGAGATGGCAGCCAACCTCACAG tccaatcagAATCTGGTTGTGCCAATGCGGTGTCTGCAGCTCCTTGCCAGGCAGAACCCCAGCAATATGAAGTACAGTTTGGACGACTAAGAAGCTTTCTCACTG CAGATTCTGACTCCCAGCACAGCCATGAAGTTATGCCTCTCCTCTACCCCCTCTTTGTCTACCTCCACCTCAACCTGGTCCAGAGTGGCCCCAAGAGCACAGTGGAAAGCTTCTATAGCCGCTTCCATGGAATGTTCCTACAGAATGCAAGTCAGAAGGACATCATTGAGCAgctgcaaaccacacagaccatCCAGGACATTCTGTCAAACTTCCAACTTCGTGCATTCCTGGACAACAAGTATGTGGTCCGTCTCCAGGAAGATAGCTACAACTACCTTATCCGCTACCTCCAAAGCGATAACAACACTGCCCTGTGCAAGGTGCTTGCCGTGCACATTCACCTGGACGTTCAGCCTGCCAAGAGGACAGACTATCAGCTCTATGCCAGTGGTGGCTCCTCCCGAAGTGAGAGCAGCGGCTTGGAGCCACCAGATGTGCCCAATCCAATTCTGCAGAATGAGGCTGCCCTGGAAGTCTTGCAGGAGAGTATCAAGCGGGTCAAGGATGGACCTCCCTCCCTCACCACCATCTGCTTCTATGCCTTCTATAACACAGAGCAGCTGCTGAATACTGCAGAGATCTCCTCTGATAGCAAACTTCTGGCTGCTGGATTTGACAACTCCTGCATAAAGCTCTGGAGCTTGCGCTCCAAAAAGCTGAAATCAGAGCCCCACCATGTGGACACATCTCGTATCCGTCTAGCTTGTGACACTCTGGAGGAGGAG gagaatgaggaagataATGCAGGCACAGAGATGAAGATCCTTCGGGGACACTGCGGCCCAGTATACAGCACTCGGTTCCTCGCAGACAGCTCGGGGCTGCTCTCTTGTTCTGAAGATATGTCCATCAGGTACTGGGACCTGGGGAGCTTCACCAACACTGTGCTGTATCAGGGACATGCCTACCCTGTGTGGGACGTGGACATCAGCCCCTACAGCCTGTATTTTGCCAGTGGGTCCCATGACCGTACCGCCAGGCTGTGGTCTTTTGATCGGACGTACCCGCTGAGGATATATGCAGGACACCTGGCTGATGTGGACTGTGTCAAATTCCACCCCAACTCAAACTACTTGGCTACAGGTTCCACTGATAAAACTGTCCGGCTCTGGAGTGCCCAACAGGGGAACTCAGTGCGGCTCTTCACAGGTCACCGAGGTCCCGTGCTTTCCCTTGCCTTTTCTCCCAATGGTAAGTACTTGGCATCTGCTGGTGAGGACCAGCGGTTAAAGCTGTGGGACTTGGCCTCTGGGACACTTTTTAAAGAACTGAGAGGCCACACAGACAGTATCACCAGTCTGGCCTTTAGCCCAGACAGCGGTctggttgcctctgcctccatggacAACTCTGTGCGTGTCTGGGACATCAGAAGCACGTGCTGTAACACACCTGCTGATGGCTCTTCCGGTGAGCTTGTGGGCGTGTACACTGGGCAGATGAGCAACGTCCTGAGTGTGCAGTTCATGGCCTGCAACCTCCTCCTGGTGACTGGAATCACACAAGAAAATCAAGAACATTGA